The following coding sequences are from one Streptococcus mitis window:
- the pepT gene encoding peptidase T → MTYPNLLDHFLTYVKVNTRSDEHSTTTPSTQSQVDFATNVLIPEMKRVGLQNVYYLPNGFAIGTLPANDPSLTRKIGFISHMDTADFNAEGVNPQVIENYDGGVIELGNSGFKLDPADFKSLEKYPGQTLITTDGTTLLGADDKSGIAEIMTAIEYLDTHPEIKHCEIRVGFGPDEEIGVGANKFDAEDFDVDFAYTVDGGPLGELQYETFSAAGAELHFQGRNVHPGTAKGQMVNALQLAIDFHNQLPENDRPELTEGYQGFYHLMDVTGSVEEARASYIIRDFEKDAFEARKAAMQSIADKMNQELGSDRVTLNLTDQYYNMKEVIEKDMTPITIAKAVMEDLGITPIIEPIRGGTDGSKISFMGIPTPNIFAGGENMHGRFEYVSLQTMERAVDTIIGIVAYKD, encoded by the coding sequence ATGACTTATCCCAATCTCTTGGACCACTTCTTAACCTACGTTAAGGTCAATACGCGCTCTGATGAACACTCTACTACTACTCCAAGTACGCAGAGTCAGGTTGATTTCGCGACCAATGTCCTGATTCCAGAAATGAAACGTGTTGGACTTCAAAACGTCTACTACCTTCCAAATGGTTTTGCGATTGGTACCTTGCCAGCCAACGATCCGTCTTTAACACGTAAGATTGGCTTTATATCTCACATGGATACTGCTGATTTTAATGCCGAAGGAGTCAATCCACAGGTAATTGAAAACTACGATGGTGGTGTGATTGAACTAGGAAATTCTGGTTTCAAACTCGATCCAGCTGACTTTAAGAGCCTTGAAAAATATCCAGGACAAACACTCATCACAACAGATGGAACAACCTTACTAGGAGCTGATGACAAGTCAGGGATTGCTGAGATTATGACAGCCATTGAATATCTGGATACTCATCCTGAAATCAAACACTGTGAGATTCGTGTTGGTTTTGGTCCAGATGAGGAAATCGGTGTTGGTGCTAATAAATTTGATGCAGAAGATTTTGATGTTGATTTTGCCTACACAGTCGATGGTGGCCCATTAGGTGAACTTCAGTACGAGACCTTCTCAGCAGCTGGTGCTGAGTTACATTTCCAAGGACGCAATGTCCACCCTGGTACCGCAAAAGGTCAGATGGTCAATGCCCTTCAGCTAGCAATTGATTTTCACAATCAACTTCCAGAGAATGACAGACCTGAGTTAACTGAAGGTTACCAAGGTTTCTATCATTTAATGGATGTGACAGGTAGTGTCGAAGAGGCGCGTGCAAGCTACATCATTCGTGATTTTGAAAAAGATGCCTTTGAAGCTCGTAAAGCAGCAATGCAGTCTATCGCTGATAAGATGAATCAAGAACTTGGTAGCGACCGTGTCACCCTAAACTTGACAGACCAGTACTACAATATGAAAGAAGTCATTGAAAAAGATATGACTCCAATTACCATTGCCAAAGCAGTTATGGAAGATTTGGGGATTACTCCTATAATCGAACCAATCCGTGGAGGGACAGACGGCTCTAAGATTTCCTTTATGGGAATCCCAACTCCTAATATCTTTGCGGGTGGAGAAAATATGCACGGACGTTTTGAATACGTCAGCCTTCAGACCATGGAACGTGCAGTTGATACCATTATTGGTATCGTAGCTTATAAAGACTAA
- the hemH gene encoding ferrochelatase, giving the protein MKKAILMMTFGSPEEITFEGVADFFTNIRRGVRPQDHEIQTLYDNYVLIGGTPLQRITREEVALVEARLGNEYSVYFANKFSRPFIPDVIGQMEADGIEQCICLILEPHYSFYSVMGYEKFLESKQIKFLVIKDWYQEEALLNYWADEIAKILKEEVKQDSFKVIFSAHSVPIFALDFGDPYIDQIFENSKLVAEKLGLSSEQYTNTWQSESDIGIPWIKPDVLEYLREQKEHPDHYIFVPISFISEHIEVLFDNDVECYDLCQELGVNYHRPPMPNTDSRLIDALISTVRANGHQEFKEFLPEEETFDELVPSDETKNILDESQDLQMPEFVKKLIEKKGRENVKMPYLIKRMLEKAGKLPKE; this is encoded by the coding sequence ATGAAAAAAGCAATTTTAATGATGACCTTTGGTTCGCCAGAAGAGATTACCTTTGAAGGTGTGGCTGATTTTTTCACAAATATTCGTCGTGGAGTGAGACCTCAAGACCACGAGATTCAAACACTCTATGATAATTATGTACTTATTGGAGGTACGCCTCTGCAAAGAATTACCCGTGAAGAAGTTGCCTTAGTAGAAGCTAGACTGGGGAATGAGTATAGTGTCTATTTTGCCAATAAATTTTCCAGACCTTTTATTCCAGATGTGATTGGTCAGATGGAAGCAGACGGCATTGAACAGTGTATTTGCCTGATTTTGGAGCCTCATTATTCGTTCTACTCTGTCATGGGATACGAGAAATTTTTAGAAAGCAAACAAATTAAATTTTTAGTTATCAAGGACTGGTATCAAGAAGAAGCGCTCTTAAACTATTGGGCAGATGAAATTGCTAAGATTTTAAAAGAAGAAGTAAAGCAGGATAGCTTTAAAGTCATCTTTTCAGCCCACAGTGTGCCCATTTTTGCCTTGGATTTTGGAGATCCTTATATCGATCAAATTTTTGAAAATAGCAAGTTAGTTGCTGAAAAACTAGGTTTGAGTTCTGAGCAATATACAAATACCTGGCAAAGTGAGAGTGATATCGGGATTCCATGGATTAAGCCAGATGTCTTGGAGTATCTTAGAGAGCAGAAAGAACATCCAGACCATTATATTTTTGTTCCTATCAGTTTTATTAGTGAGCACATTGAAGTCTTGTTTGACAATGATGTGGAATGTTATGACTTGTGTCAGGAATTGGGGGTGAACTATCATCGTCCACCAATGCCAAATACAGATTCTCGTTTGATTGATGCTTTGATTAGTACAGTCAGAGCTAATGGACATCAAGAATTTAAGGAATTTCTCCCAGAAGAAGAAACCTTTGATGAATTAGTTCCTTCGGATGAAACTAAAAATATTTTAGATGAATCACAAGACCTACAAATGCCAGAATTTGTGAAAAAATTGATTGAGAAAAAAGGTCGGGAAAATGTTAAAATGCCTTATCTTATCAAGAGAATGCTTGAAAAAGCAGGCAAGTTACCAAAAGAGTAA
- the mscL gene encoding large conductance mechanosensitive channel protein MscL, which produces MLKDLKAFLLRGNVVDLAVGVIIASAFGAIVTSFVNDIITPLLLNPALEAAKVQNIAELAWNGVTYGKFLSAIINFLVVGTVLFFVIKAMEKAQSLTKKEEAAEEAPAGPTELEVLQEIKALLEKK; this is translated from the coding sequence ATGTTAAAAGATCTTAAAGCATTTTTGCTTCGTGGTAATGTTGTTGACCTTGCTGTCGGTGTGATCATTGCCTCTGCTTTTGGTGCTATCGTAACTTCATTCGTTAACGATATCATCACTCCACTTCTATTGAACCCAGCCTTGGAAGCTGCGAAAGTACAAAACATCGCTGAGCTTGCATGGAATGGTGTTACATATGGTAAATTCTTGAGTGCTATTATCAACTTCCTTGTTGTAGGTACTGTTCTCTTCTTCGTTATTAAAGCTATGGAAAAAGCTCAAAGCCTTACTAAAAAAGAAGAAGCTGCTGAGGAAGCTCCAGCTGGTCCAACTGAGTTGGAAGTACTTCAAGAAATCAAAGCTCTTCTTGAGAAAAAATAA
- a CDS encoding GtrA family protein, with protein MKKRIQSLFENELLAYLFFGIATTLVSILSRLVIYQLTHKELLATVLANSIGILFAFVTNDRLVFKQVRQNWPRRLVKFTLARLSTFLLDLFLTFLFVTQFPNIIGQFVNNNIDKVNSIETVISQFLIIILNYIFSKVFIFKK; from the coding sequence ATGAAAAAACGCATTCAAAGTCTCTTCGAGAATGAGCTCTTAGCCTATCTCTTTTTTGGTATAGCAACTACTCTTGTCTCCATTCTATCCCGATTAGTCATTTATCAATTAACCCATAAAGAACTGCTTGCTACTGTACTAGCAAATAGTATCGGTATCCTCTTTGCCTTTGTTACAAATGATAGACTTGTATTTAAGCAAGTTAGGCAGAATTGGCCAAGGCGTTTAGTAAAATTTACTCTAGCACGTCTTTCTACTTTTCTTTTAGACTTGTTTTTAACTTTTCTCTTTGTAACTCAGTTTCCTAATATTATCGGACAATTTGTAAATAATAATATAGACAAGGTTAATAGTATTGAAACCGTTATTTCACAATTCTTGATAATTATCCTCAATTATATTTTTAGTAAGGTATTTATTTTTAAAAAATAA
- a CDS encoding QueT transporter family protein, which yields MKKLTIRDVADIAIVAAIYVVLTVTPPLNAISYGAYQFRISEMMNFMAFYNPKYIIGVTIGCMIANFFSFGLLDVFVGGGSTLVFLSLGVWLFAKYSKDYLFNGLIRKDHFFFSILFSISMFTIAAELNIVAQLPFFLTWFTTGIGEFASLIIGAIIIGKIGRRIDLSK from the coding sequence ATGAAAAAATTAACTATTCGTGATGTTGCAGATATTGCAATCGTCGCTGCTATCTATGTCGTTTTGACTGTTACACCGCCCCTAAATGCCATCAGCTATGGTGCTTATCAGTTTCGTATTTCAGAAATGATGAACTTTATGGCTTTTTACAATCCTAAGTATATCATTGGAGTTACCATCGGTTGTATGATTGCTAATTTCTTTAGCTTCGGACTGCTAGATGTCTTTGTTGGTGGTGGATCAACCCTAGTATTCCTTAGTCTAGGTGTTTGGCTTTTTGCAAAATACAGCAAAGATTACCTCTTTAATGGATTAATTCGAAAAGATCATTTCTTCTTTTCAATCCTCTTTTCAATTTCCATGTTTACCATCGCTGCAGAGTTGAATATCGTAGCGCAATTACCATTTTTCCTTACTTGGTTCACAACAGGAATTGGTGAATTTGCCTCATTAATTATTGGTGCGATTATCATTGGTAAAATTGGTCGTCGAATCGATTTAAGCAAATAG
- a CDS encoding aspartate-semialdehyde dehydrogenase, with product MGYTVAVVGATGAVGAQMIKMLEESTLPIDKIRLLASARSAGKTLKFKDQDITIEETTETAFEGVDIALFSAGGSTSAKYAPYAVKAGAVVVDNTSYFRQNPDVPLVVPEVNAHALDAHNGIIACPNCSTIQMMVALEPVRQKWGLDRIIVSTYQAVSGAGMGAILETQRELREVLNDGVKPRDLHAEILPSGGDKKHYPIAFNALPQIDVFTDNDYTYEEMKMTKETKKIMEDDSIAVSATCVRIPVLSAHSESVYIETKEVAPIEEVKAAIAAFPGAVLEDDVAHQIYPQAINAVGSRDTFVGRIRKDLDAEKGIHMWVVSDNLLKGAAWNSVQIAETLHERGLVRPIAELKFELK from the coding sequence ATGGGATATACAGTTGCTGTAGTCGGCGCGACAGGTGCTGTCGGAGCTCAGATGATAAAAATGTTGGAAGAATCAACACTTCCAATCGATAAAATCCGTTTACTTGCTTCTGCACGTTCAGCAGGCAAGACTTTGAAATTTAAAGACCAAGATATTACGATTGAAGAAACAACTGAAACAGCTTTTGAAGGAGTTGATATTGCTCTCTTTTCAGCAGGTGGTTCTACATCAGCTAAATATGCACCATACGCAGTTAAAGCTGGTGCGGTAGTAGTAGATAATACATCTTACTTCCGTCAAAATCCAGATGTTCCATTGGTTGTTCCAGAGGTTAATGCTCATGCACTTGACGCCCACAACGGTATCATTGCCTGCCCTAACTGTTCAACAATTCAAATGATGGTGGCTCTTGAGCCAGTTCGCCAAAAATGGGGCTTGGACCGTATCATTGTTTCAACTTACCAAGCAGTTTCAGGTGCTGGTATGGGAGCAATTCTTGAGACACAACGTGAACTTCGTGAAGTCTTGAATGATGGAGTGAAACCACGTGATTTACATGCCGAAATCTTGCCTTCAGGTGGGGACAAGAAACATTATCCTATCGCCTTCAATGCTCTTCCACAAATCGATGTCTTCACTGACAATGATTACACTTACGAAGAGATGAAGATGACTAAGGAAACTAAGAAAATTATGGAAGATGATAGCATTGCAGTATCTGCAACATGTGTGCGTATTCCAGTCTTGTCAGCTCACTCTGAGTCAGTTTATATCGAAACAAAAGAAGTGGCTCCAATTGAAGAAGTAAAAGCAGCTATCGCAGCCTTCCCAGGTGCTGTTCTCGAAGATGATGTAGCCCATCAAATCTATCCTCAAGCCATCAATGCAGTTGGTTCACGTGATACCTTTGTTGGTCGTATCCGTAAAGACTTGGATGCTGAAAAAGGAATTCACATGTGGGTTGTTTCAGACAATCTGCTCAAAGGTGCTGCTTGGAACTCAGTTCAGATTGCAGAAACTCTTCACGAACGTGGCTTGGTTCGTCCAATAGCTGAATTGAAATTTGAATTAAAATAG
- the dapA gene encoding 4-hydroxy-tetrahydrodipicolinate synthase gives MSYQDLKECKIITAFITPFHEDGSINFDAIPALIEHLLDHHTDGILLAGTTAESPTLTHDEELELFAAVQKIVNGRVPLIAGVGTNDTRDSIEFVKEVAEFGGFAAGLAIVPYYNKPSQEGMYQHFKAIADASDLPIIIYNIPGRVVVELTPETMLRLADHPNIIGVKECTSLANMAYLIEHKPEEFLVYTGEDGDAFHAMNLGADGVISVASHTNGDEMHEMFTAIAESDMKTAAAIQRKFIPKVNALFSYPSPAPVKAVLNYMGFEAGPTRLPLVPAPEEDAKRIVKVVVDGDYEATKATVTGVLRPDY, from the coding sequence ATGTCTTATCAAGATTTAAAAGAGTGTAAAATCATCACGGCCTTTATTACCCCCTTCCATGAGGATGGTTCCATCAACTTCGATGCTATTCCAGCCTTGATTGAGCATTTATTGGACCATCATACGGATGGAATTCTTCTCGCAGGGACCACTGCTGAGAGTCCAACCTTGACCCATGATGAGGAGTTGGAACTGTTTGCGGCTGTACAAAAGATTGTCAATGGACGTGTGCCTTTGATTGCGGGTGTGGGTACCAATGATACGCGTGACTCTATCGAGTTTGTCAAAGAAGTAGCAGAATTTGGTGGTTTCGCAGCTGGGCTTGCTATTGTTCCTTACTACAACAAACCTTCTCAAGAAGGAATGTATCAGCATTTTAAGGCGATTGCAGATGCTTCTGACCTACCAATTATTATCTATAACATTCCAGGTCGTGTGGTTGTCGAATTGACTCCAGAAACTATGCTTCGTTTGGCTGATCATCCAAATATTATCGGTGTCAAAGAATGTACTAGCTTGGCCAATATGGCTTACCTGATTGAACACAAGCCAGAAGAGTTCTTGGTCTACACTGGTGAGGACGGAGATGCTTTCCATGCCATGAACCTTGGTGCTGACGGGGTTATTTCTGTTGCATCCCATACAAATGGGGATGAAATGCACGAGATGTTTACTGCCATTGCAGAAAGTGATATGAAGACAGCTGCAGCTATTCAACGCAAGTTCATTCCTAAAGTTAATGCTCTCTTCTCTTATCCAAGTCCTGCTCCTGTTAAGGCAGTTCTGAACTATATGGGATTTGAAGCTGGACCAACTCGTCTACCTCTTGTTCCAGCACCAGAAGAAGATGCCAAACGCATTGTCAAGGTTGTTGTAGATGGCGACTACGAAGCAACTAAGGCAACTGTAACAGGAGTCTTAAGACCAGATTACTAA
- the mnmE gene encoding tRNA uridine-5-carboxymethylaminomethyl(34) synthesis GTPase MnmE gives MITREFDTIAAISTPLGEGAIGIVRLSGTDSFAIAQKIFKGKDLSQVASHTLNYGHIVDPQTGKVMDEVMVGAMKSPKTFTREDIIEINTHGGIAVTNEILQLAIREGARLAEPGEFTKRAFLNGRVDLTQAEAVMDIIRAKTDKAMNIAVKQLDGSLSDLINNTRQEILNTLAQVEVNIDYPEYDDVEEATTAVVREKTMEFEQLLTNLLRTARRGKILREGISTAIIGRPNVGKSSLLNNLLREDKAIVTDIAGTTRDVIEEYVNINGVPLKLIDTAGIRETDDIVEQIGVERSKKALKEADLVLLVLNASEPLTAQDRQLLEISQDTNRIILLNKTDLPEAIETSELPEDVIRISVLKNQNIDKIEERINNLFFENAGLVEQDATYLSNARHISLIEKAVESLQAVNEGLELGMPVDLLQVDLTRTWEILGEITGDAAPDELITQLFSQFCLGK, from the coding sequence ATGATTACACGTGAATTTGATACCATCGCTGCTATTTCTACTCCACTAGGTGAAGGGGCTATTGGTATTGTACGCCTGAGCGGAACAGATAGTTTTGCGATTGCGCAAAAGATTTTTAAAGGAAAAGACTTGAGTCAGGTTGCTAGCCATACCCTTAACTACGGTCACATCGTTGACCCTCAGACAGGAAAAGTCATGGACGAGGTTATGGTTGGAGCTATGAAGTCTCCAAAGACCTTCACTCGTGAGGATATTATCGAGATTAACACCCACGGTGGGATTGCGGTGACCAATGAGATTCTCCAGCTAGCTATCCGTGAAGGAGCTCGATTGGCTGAACCTGGTGAATTTACCAAACGTGCCTTTTTAAACGGTCGCGTAGATTTGACACAGGCCGAGGCCGTGATGGATATCATCCGCGCCAAGACAGACAAGGCCATGAACATTGCAGTCAAACAATTAGATGGTTCCCTTTCTGATCTTATCAATAATACCCGTCAAGAAATCCTCAATACACTTGCCCAAGTCGAGGTCAATATTGATTATCCTGAGTACGACGATGTTGAGGAAGCCACTACTGCTGTTGTCCGTGAGAAGACTATGGAGTTTGAGCAATTGCTAACTAATCTCCTTAGGACAGCCCGTCGCGGCAAAATCCTCCGTGAGGGAATTTCAACAGCTATCATCGGACGCCCCAACGTTGGGAAATCAAGCCTTCTCAACAACCTCTTGCGTGAGGACAAGGCTATCGTCACAGATATTGCTGGTACGACACGTGATGTCATTGAAGAATACGTCAACATCAACGGTGTTCCTCTAAAATTGATTGACACAGCTGGTATTCGTGAAACGGATGATATCGTAGAACAAATCGGTGTTGAGCGTTCGAAAAAAGCTCTTAAGGAAGCTGACTTGGTTCTGCTAGTACTAAACGCTAGCGAGCCCTTAACTGCCCAAGACCGACAACTTCTTGAGATTAGCCAAGATACAAACCGTATTATTCTTCTTAATAAAACCGACCTGCCTGAAGCGATTGAAACTTCGGAACTACCTGAAGACGTTATTCGTATTTCAGTCCTTAAAAACCAAAATATTGATAAGATTGAAGAACGTATTAACAACCTCTTCTTTGAAAATGCTGGTTTGGTTGAGCAAGACGCAACTTACTTGTCAAATGCCCGTCATATTTCCTTGATTGAGAAGGCTGTTGAAAGCCTACAGGCTGTTAATGAAGGGCTGGAACTAGGTATGCCAGTTGACTTGCTTCAAGTTGACTTGACTCGTACTTGGGAAATCCTCGGAGAAATCACTGGAGATGCTGCTCCTGATGAACTCATTACCCAACTTTTTAGCCAATTCTGTTTAGGAAAATAA
- a CDS encoding 4-oxalocrotonate tautomerase, whose product MPFVRIDLFEGRTLEQKKALAKEVTEAVVRNTGAPQSAVHVIINDMPEGTYFPQGEMRTK is encoded by the coding sequence ATGCCATTTGTACGCATCGATTTATTTGAAGGACGCACGCTCGAGCAAAAGAAAGCTCTTGCTAAGGAAGTAACAGAAGCTGTGGTCCGTAACACTGGAGCCCCTCAATCTGCTGTCCATGTCATCATCAACGACATGCCAGAAGGAACTTATTTCCCACAAGGGGAAATGCGCACCAAATAA
- a CDS encoding thymidine kinase: MAQLYYRYGTMNSGKTIEILKVAYNYEEQGKGVVIMTSALDTRDGVGYVSSRIGMKRPALAIEETTDIFGYIRDLSEKPYCVLVDEAQFLKRHHVYDLARVVDELDIPVMAFGLKNDFRNELFEGSKYLLLLADKIDEIKTICQYCKKKATMVLRTQDGLPVYDGEQIQIGGNETYISVCRKHYFAPMITSNKEQNYDN, from the coding sequence ATGGCACAGTTGTATTATCGTTATGGGACCATGAACTCAGGTAAGACCATTGAGATTCTCAAGGTGGCCTATAACTATGAGGAGCAAGGAAAAGGTGTTGTCATTATGACATCGGCTCTGGATACGCGTGACGGTGTTGGCTATGTGTCGAGTCGAATTGGCATGAAACGCCCTGCCCTTGCGATTGAGGAGACGACGGATATCTTCGGCTATATCCGAGATTTATCTGAAAAACCATACTGTGTTTTGGTAGATGAAGCCCAGTTTCTCAAGCGTCACCATGTTTACGACCTAGCTCGCGTTGTCGATGAGTTAGACATACCCGTCATGGCTTTTGGTTTGAAAAATGACTTTCGTAACGAACTGTTCGAAGGTTCCAAATATCTCTTGCTTTTAGCAGATAAGATTGATGAAATCAAGACCATTTGTCAGTATTGCAAGAAAAAGGCGACCATGGTGTTGCGTACTCAGGATGGACTGCCCGTTTATGATGGTGAGCAGATTCAGATCGGTGGCAATGAAACCTATATCTCGGTTTGCCGTAAACATTATTTTGCGCCAATGATAACCTCTAACAAGGAGCAAAACTATGACAATTGA
- a CDS encoding GNAT family N-acetyltransferase: MTIELRDVTMENYFDVLNLDVKEYQKQFIATNAISLAEAYVYTKNGDFVAPLTVYDNDAIIGFVMIAYDKKIGISSGNYLLFRFMIDKNFQNQGYFKPIMDKVLDYVRTAPAGLSNKLWLSYEPENEHARYCYLSYGFKETGEISENEVVAIYDLTIEK, translated from the coding sequence ATGACAATTGAACTAAGAGATGTTACAATGGAAAATTATTTTGATGTTTTGAATTTGGATGTCAAGGAATATCAAAAACAATTCATTGCAACCAACGCAATTAGTTTAGCTGAAGCATACGTCTACACTAAAAATGGAGATTTTGTAGCTCCATTGACAGTTTATGATAATGATGCAATTATAGGTTTTGTGATGATAGCTTATGATAAAAAGATCGGAATTAGTAGTGGAAATTATTTACTATTTCGTTTTATGATTGATAAGAATTTTCAAAATCAAGGATATTTTAAACCAATTATGGATAAAGTACTAGACTATGTTCGGACAGCGCCAGCAGGTTTAAGCAATAAACTTTGGTTGTCTTATGAACCAGAAAATGAACATGCAAGATATTGTTACCTCAGTTATGGATTTAAAGAAACTGGGGAAATATCCGAGAACGAAGTAGTAGCAATCTATGATTTAACAATTGAGAAATAA
- the prfA gene encoding peptide chain release factor 1 produces the protein MNIYDQLQAVEDRYEELGELLSDPDVVSDTKRFMELSKEEASSRDTVTAYLEYKQVLQNIVDAEEMIKESGGDADLEEMAKQELKDAKAEKEEYEEKLKILLLPKDPNDDKNIILEIRGAAGGDEAALFAGDLLTMYQKYAEAQGWRFEVMEASMNGVGGFKEVVAMVSGQSVYSKLKYESGAHRVQRVPVTESQGRVHTSTATVLVMPEVEEVEYDIDPKDLRVDIYHASGAGGQNVNKVATAVRIVHLPTNIKVEMQEERTQQKNREKAMKIIRARVADHFAQIAQDEQDAERKSTIGTGDRSERIRTYNFPQNRVTDHRIGLTLQKLDTILSGKLDEVVDALVLYDQTQKLEELNK, from the coding sequence ATGAACATCTATGATCAACTACAAGCTGTAGAAGACCGTTATGAAGAATTAGGAGAGTTGCTCAGCGACCCAGATGTGGTTTCGGACACCAAGCGTTTCATGGAGCTCTCAAAAGAAGAGGCTTCAAGCCGTGATACAGTGACGGCTTACCTAGAATACAAACAAGTCCTTCAAAACATCGTTGATGCTGAAGAGATGATTAAGGAATCAGGTGGAGATGCGGACTTAGAAGAAATGGCCAAGCAAGAATTAAAAGATGCCAAGGCTGAAAAAGAAGAATACGAAGAGAAATTGAAAATTTTGCTCCTTCCAAAGGATCCAAACGATGACAAGAACATCATCCTTGAAATTCGTGGAGCGGCTGGTGGTGACGAAGCGGCACTTTTCGCCGGAGACCTTCTAACTATGTACCAAAAGTATGCAGAAGCCCAAGGCTGGCGCTTTGAAGTCATGGAGGCTTCTATGAATGGTGTTGGCGGTTTCAAAGAAGTGGTTGCCATGGTTTCAGGTCAGTCTGTTTACTCTAAGCTTAAGTACGAATCAGGTGCCCACCGTGTGCAACGTGTCCCTGTGACAGAAAGCCAAGGTCGTGTCCATACATCAACTGCCACAGTTCTTGTCATGCCTGAAGTTGAAGAAGTAGAATACGATATTGATCCAAAAGACCTTCGTGTCGACATCTATCACGCCTCTGGTGCTGGTGGACAGAACGTCAATAAGGTTGCGACTGCCGTTCGTATCGTTCACTTGCCAACCAATATCAAGGTTGAGATGCAGGAAGAACGTACTCAGCAGAAGAACCGTGAGAAAGCCATGAAAATCATCCGTGCGCGTGTTGCTGACCACTTTGCACAAATTGCTCAGGATGAACAAGACGCTGAGCGTAAGTCAACAATCGGTACTGGTGACCGTTCAGAACGGATTCGTACTTATAACTTCCCACAAAACCGTGTCACAGACCACCGTATTGGATTGACCCTCCAAAAACTAGATACGATTTTATCTGGTAAATTGGACGAAGTTGTGGATGCCTTGGTTCTTTATGACCAAACACAAAAATTAGAAGAATTAAACAAATAA
- the prmC gene encoding peptide chain release factor N(5)-glutamine methyltransferase — MKLAQLFSDFEEELIRQGEEAESLSFVYRSLKNLPFTDFVFALQKEVTEEEKQFVKGIFQQLVDHKPAQYIIGQEDFYGMQLKVDERVLIPRPETEELVELILAENPEMNLSVLDIGTGSGAIALALAKNRPNWSVTAADISQDALDVASENAKNQNLQIFLKKSDCFTEISEKYDIIISNPPYISREDESEVGLNVLHSEPHLALFADEDGLAIYRRIAEDAKDYLKDGGKIYLEIGYKQGQSVPELFRKHLPEKRVRTLKDQFGQDRMVVVDDGQY, encoded by the coding sequence ATGAAATTAGCTCAATTATTTTCAGATTTTGAAGAAGAGTTGATAAGACAAGGAGAGGAAGCTGAAAGCCTCTCTTTTGTCTATCGTAGCCTGAAAAATCTCCCTTTCACAGATTTTGTTTTTGCTCTCCAGAAAGAGGTAACAGAGGAAGAAAAACAATTTGTAAAAGGAATTTTTCAACAGTTAGTAGATCATAAACCAGCACAGTATATCATCGGACAGGAAGATTTTTATGGAATGCAGTTAAAAGTTGATGAGCGAGTATTGATCCCTCGTCCAGAAACAGAGGAGTTGGTGGAGCTTATCCTGGCTGAAAATCCTGAGATGAATCTATCAGTTCTAGATATTGGAACAGGTAGTGGAGCTATTGCTCTTGCCCTAGCAAAAAACAGACCAAATTGGTCAGTGACAGCAGCAGATATTTCCCAAGATGCTTTAGATGTAGCTAGCGAAAATGCTAAAAATCAAAATCTTCAAATATTTTTAAAAAAATCTGACTGTTTTACAGAAATTTCTGAAAAATATGATATAATTATTTCCAATCCACCCTATATCTCTCGTGAAGATGAGTCAGAGGTCGGCTTGAATGTTTTGCATTCGGAGCCTCATCTAGCTCTCTTTGCAGACGAGGATGGCCTAGCTATTTACCGTAGAATTGCGGAAGATGCAAAAGACTATCTCAAAGATGGTGGTAAGATTTACCTTGAAATTGGATACAAGCAAGGTCAAAGTGTTCCTGAACTTTTTAGGAAGCATCTTCCTGAAAAACGTGTAAGAACACTTAAGGATCAATTTGGTCAAGATAGGATGGTCGTGGTTGATGATGGACAGTATTAA